From Streptosporangium album, the proteins below share one genomic window:
- a CDS encoding NADP-dependent oxidoreductase → MRALVSHAYGPLEKLSIEDVPVPVPGPHQVLVRVEGAALNPVDVKLVTGAMRKAMPVTHPFVPGVDVTGVVEEVGRDVTRFAVGDPVLAWNGASFATLAEYALVDDDFSSAKHPANLDVRRASSLPTGAMTAAALVAAADLSPGMDVLVVGAAGGVGSFVVQLAKQAGARVIATGRAEDGPFLDGLGADLTVDYTKDDIAPQVLALAGEGVQVVIDVANAGQDLAVTAAAARPGGRIVSSLGGPREFLDGVSAVYTGRVARHVGRSSGARHPSRPHQRRVLLRSRPSSPHRLRRTPRTRQDHDHLLMERNPCTGLQHDAATDTSARLRHERRHALG, encoded by the coding sequence GTGAGGGCCTTGGTCTCTCACGCGTACGGGCCGCTGGAGAAGCTGTCCATCGAGGACGTCCCCGTCCCCGTTCCAGGCCCGCACCAGGTGCTGGTCCGGGTGGAGGGGGCGGCGTTGAACCCGGTCGATGTGAAGCTGGTCACTGGAGCGATGCGCAAGGCGATGCCCGTCACCCATCCTTTCGTGCCGGGAGTGGATGTCACCGGCGTCGTCGAAGAGGTGGGCCGGGACGTCACCCGGTTCGCCGTGGGCGACCCCGTCCTGGCCTGGAACGGCGCAAGTTTTGCCACGCTGGCCGAATACGCGCTGGTCGATGATGACTTCTCCAGCGCCAAACACCCAGCCAACTTGGACGTGCGGCGAGCGTCGAGCCTGCCTACGGGCGCGATGACCGCTGCCGCGTTGGTGGCGGCCGCGGACCTGTCGCCCGGAATGGACGTCTTGGTCGTCGGGGCCGCCGGTGGCGTCGGCTCCTTCGTGGTGCAGTTGGCCAAGCAGGCCGGCGCCCGGGTGATCGCCACAGGACGGGCCGAGGACGGGCCATTCCTGGACGGCCTCGGCGCCGATCTCACCGTCGACTACACCAAGGACGACATAGCGCCTCAGGTGCTCGCCCTGGCGGGCGAGGGCGTCCAGGTGGTGATCGACGTGGCCAACGCCGGGCAGGACCTGGCCGTTACGGCGGCCGCTGCCCGTCCGGGCGGCCGGATCGTCTCGTCCCTCGGCGGTCCGCGGGAATTCCTCGACGGAGTGAGCGCTGTCTACACCGGCAGGGTGGCTCGACATGTTGGCCGATCAAGCGGCGCGCGACACCCTTCACGTCCCCATCAGCGCCGAGTACTCCTTCGTTCACGTCCGTCAAGCCCTCATCGACTTCGCCGAACGCCACGTACAAGGCAAGATCACGATCACCTTTTGATGGAGAGGAACCCATGCACAGGCCTGCAGCACGACGCTGCGACGGACACCTCCGCGCGGCTACGACATGAGCGACGGCACGCCCTTGGGTGA
- a CDS encoding helix-turn-helix domain-containing protein: protein MDSEAPHPLGAFLRARRAQLRPEQVGLAIQGRRQVPGLRREEVARLAGISVGHYIRLEQGRELHPTEQTVKALAHALRLDEAAVVELHRLARPVQRRRRPNRVERVGQRVIRLLNDWSSAPAYVLGRSQDVLARNPLAEVLHSRFTFGDNMLHMIFLDPAGREYFRDWDLSARAAVHDLRQLAREAPQEQRVRELIGELSISSADFRRLWAGREPRGAMVQGSRFFHPDVGELHLKSEVFPIASAPGQRLIAQPAEPGFRSAEALAMLSTLAVQH, encoded by the coding sequence ATGGACAGTGAGGCGCCCCATCCCCTGGGAGCGTTCCTGCGCGCTCGCCGTGCGCAACTGCGGCCGGAGCAGGTGGGATTGGCGATCCAGGGCCGACGTCAGGTCCCTGGGCTGCGCCGTGAGGAGGTCGCACGGCTGGCCGGTATCAGCGTCGGCCACTACATCCGGCTGGAACAGGGACGAGAGCTCCACCCCACCGAGCAGACCGTGAAGGCTCTGGCTCACGCGCTGCGGCTGGATGAAGCGGCTGTGGTGGAGTTGCACCGGCTGGCCCGCCCCGTGCAGAGGCGACGGCGGCCGAATCGCGTCGAACGGGTCGGCCAGCGAGTCATACGGCTGCTCAACGACTGGAGCAGTGCCCCTGCCTACGTCCTGGGCCGGTCTCAGGACGTGCTGGCGCGCAATCCGCTAGCGGAGGTGCTGCACAGCCGCTTCACCTTTGGCGACAACATGCTTCACATGATCTTCCTCGATCCTGCCGGGAGAGAGTACTTCCGCGACTGGGATCTCAGCGCGCGGGCCGCTGTGCATGACCTGCGCCAATTGGCTCGTGAGGCCCCCCAGGAGCAGCGCGTCCGGGAACTGATCGGTGAGCTGTCGATCAGCAGCGCCGACTTCCGGCGGCTGTGGGCCGGGCGCGAACCACGCGGGGCCATGGTGCAGGGCAGCAGGTTCTTCCACCCCGACGTGGGCGAACTGCACCTGAAATCCGAAGTCTTCCCGATCGCCAGCGCTCCGGGTCAGCGTCTGATCGCCCAACCGGCCGAGCCGGGGTTTCGCTCGGCGGAGGCTCTGGCCATGCTGAGCACGCTGGCCGTCCAGCACTGA
- a CDS encoding DUF418 domain-containing protein, with protein MSPQSPSRERISALDVLRGFALCGILLVNIPEIAGLDIGERGSAAGLDNADAWLQLLVMSRFMPIFALLFGIGFALLVDSAADRAARPRLLLLRRLLVLLAIGLVHLLLLWQGDILSAYAIVGLVVLLPSTWLPRWAVAGLAAVLIVASLISSDGQITLVHRVSEVAGLFLLGSALVRYGVVARLEQSTRVPAMLGLAFAAGAAPGLLLQAASAAGGPNDSDFGFLVVAAGPLLAGAYVCALPVLLRTPLRPALRAVFAPLGRMALTNYLTATILVLALGPVLDGQPHDSAAVFLTAGAVLATQWLCSTLWLRRYRYGPVEWLWRWATWAHRPALRRTSPAALG; from the coding sequence ATGTCACCTCAATCTCCCTCGCGGGAGCGCATCTCCGCGCTCGATGTTTTACGCGGATTTGCGCTGTGCGGGATCCTGCTGGTCAACATCCCGGAGATCGCCGGTCTCGACATCGGGGAGCGGGGCTCTGCGGCGGGTCTGGACAACGCGGACGCCTGGCTGCAACTGCTCGTCATGAGCCGCTTCATGCCCATCTTCGCCCTGCTGTTCGGCATCGGGTTCGCGCTTTTGGTGGACTCCGCTGCGGACCGCGCCGCTCGCCCCCGGCTTCTCCTGCTGCGTCGGCTCTTGGTTTTGCTCGCGATCGGCCTGGTGCATCTTCTGTTGCTGTGGCAGGGAGACATCCTGAGCGCCTACGCCATCGTCGGCCTTGTTGTTCTGCTGCCTTCGACCTGGCTGCCGCGGTGGGCCGTGGCCGGCCTCGCCGCCGTGCTCATCGTGGCGTCACTGATCTCCAGCGACGGCCAGATCACGCTGGTCCACCGCGTCAGCGAGGTCGCTGGGCTGTTCCTGCTGGGATCGGCACTGGTCCGCTACGGGGTCGTCGCCCGGTTGGAGCAGTCCACCCGGGTTCCGGCCATGCTGGGCCTGGCCTTCGCGGCGGGGGCGGCGCCTGGTCTGTTGCTGCAGGCCGCGTCGGCGGCAGGCGGTCCGAACGATTCGGACTTCGGGTTTTTGGTCGTCGCCGCCGGGCCGCTGCTCGCGGGGGCATACGTGTGCGCCCTGCCGGTCCTGCTCAGAACACCGCTGCGACCGGCGTTGCGGGCTGTCTTCGCGCCGCTGGGCCGGATGGCGCTGACCAACTACCTGACCGCCACGATCCTCGTCCTGGCGCTCGGCCCTGTCCTCGACGGCCAGCCGCACGACTCGGCTGCGGTGTTCCTGACCGCCGGCGCCGTGCTCGCCACTCAGTGGCTGTGCTCCACCCTCTGGCTGCGCCGATACCGCTACGGCCCTGTCGAGTGGCTCTGGCGCTGGGCCACCTGGGCGCACCGCCCCGCTCTTCGCCGCACGTCGCCCGCCGCGCTGGGTTGA
- a CDS encoding dihydrofolate reductase family protein — protein MAKIISTLFISADGVAEIDPDWHFPYFDENMGRAVGEDYDTADVLLIGRETYDSFAGSWPDREAAGGDDAQFAKQLGDVRKVVVSRQPLEFSWRNSELIKGDLLDAVTSLKADAGIRGILIPGSISVVQQLLAAGLVDELRLLVHPVAARKGRKLFDDGDAPYHLRMTATEAFPTGVIRVIYAPTAAPTKVGYDEVKEQVPGGK, from the coding sequence ATGGCAAAGATCATCTCCACGCTGTTCATCTCGGCCGACGGTGTGGCCGAGATCGACCCCGATTGGCACTTCCCGTACTTCGACGAGAACATGGGCCGCGCCGTCGGCGAGGACTATGACACCGCTGACGTGCTGCTCATCGGCCGCGAGACCTACGACAGCTTCGCCGGTTCCTGGCCCGACCGCGAGGCCGCGGGTGGGGACGACGCACAGTTCGCCAAGCAACTCGGGGACGTGCGCAAGGTGGTCGTCTCGCGCCAGCCGCTGGAGTTCTCCTGGCGCAACTCCGAGCTGATCAAGGGCGACCTCCTCGATGCCGTCACCTCGCTCAAGGCCGATGCTGGCATCAGAGGCATCCTCATCCCCGGGTCGATCTCCGTGGTGCAGCAACTGCTCGCCGCGGGGCTGGTCGATGAGCTGCGCCTGCTGGTGCATCCGGTGGCGGCGCGTAAGGGCCGCAAGCTGTTCGACGACGGCGACGCGCCGTACCACCTGAGAATGACGGCGACGGAGGCGTTTCCGACGGGCGTGATCCGCGTGATCTACGCGCCGACCGCGGCACCCACCAAGGTCGGCTACGACGAGGTCAAGGAACAGGTACCCGGAGGGAAATAG
- a CDS encoding GntR family transcriptional regulator, translating to MTLDTPSPGPADPLTPYLQVADALRSRIMHGDLAPGDKLPSQSLLTKA from the coding sequence ATGACCCTCGACACTCCTTCCCCGGGCCCCGCCGATCCGCTGACCCCCTATCTACAGGTGGCCGACGCGCTGCGGTCCCGGATCATGCACGGCGACCTGGCGCCCGGCGACAAGCTGCCCTCTCAGAGCCTGCTGACAAAGGCTTAA